The Pedobacter roseus genome contains a region encoding:
- a CDS encoding RNA polymerase sigma factor has product MTATSIKEKPSQREALFMKLYKEAFPLVARHISKMGGSFEEAKDIFQDALVVYYEKVQASGLKLKYQEKAYLFGIAKYLWIKRYQENDRQVTLGSFGFVFNEEIDLADTGYEEVSSGKLMHLLEQAGQKCMQLLSAFYYEKLDMETLAGRFGFSGARSATAQKFKCLEKVKETVKAKSLKYEDIVE; this is encoded by the coding sequence ATGACAGCAACATCCATCAAAGAGAAGCCCAGCCAACGCGAAGCCCTTTTTATGAAACTCTATAAAGAAGCTTTTCCTTTGGTGGCAAGGCACATCAGCAAGATGGGCGGATCATTTGAGGAGGCGAAAGATATTTTTCAGGATGCACTGGTGGTGTATTATGAAAAAGTGCAGGCTTCGGGACTGAAGCTGAAGTACCAGGAGAAAGCCTATTTATTTGGGATCGCCAAATATTTATGGATCAAACGTTATCAGGAAAACGACAGGCAGGTTACCCTTGGTTCCTTTGGCTTTGTTTTTAACGAAGAGATCGATTTGGCAGATACCGGATACGAGGAAGTTTCTTCAGGGAAACTGATGCATTTACTGGAACAGGCCGGACAGAAATGCATGCAATTGCTCAGTGCTTTTTATTATGAAAAATTAGATATGGAGACACTGGCCGGGCGTTTTGGCTTTTCGGGGGCACGCTCTGCAACGGCCCAGAAATTTAAATGCCTCGAAAAAGTGAAAGAAACCGTTAAAGCAAAATCCTTAAAATATGAAGACATCGTTGAATGA
- the metQ gene encoding methionine ABC transporter substrate-binding lipoprotein MetQ — MNITFKKRFNSALILSITLLAACSGGAKKNDPNHIIVGVESGPEYTIAQVAQKVAKEKYNLDVELVQFNDYVMPNEALHQGDIDANAYQNKPYLDVQAKQRGYKFAIVGNTFVYPIAGYSRKIKSLKELKDESTIIIPNDPTNSGRSLLLLQTAGLIKLKAGVGLLPTLNDVTENPKKLKILELEAPQLPRSLDDANVTIAVINNTFAAPIGLVSTRDGLFIEDSKSPYVNAIVAREDNKDDDKVKRFVKAYQSPEVEEAAKVAFKGGAIKGW, encoded by the coding sequence ATGAATATCACTTTCAAAAAACGTTTTAATTCAGCGTTAATATTATCCATAACCCTTCTTGCGGCTTGCAGTGGCGGGGCTAAAAAAAATGATCCCAACCACATTATTGTCGGCGTAGAATCCGGTCCCGAATATACCATTGCACAGGTTGCCCAAAAGGTAGCCAAAGAAAAATACAATCTTGATGTGGAGCTGGTACAGTTTAACGATTATGTAATGCCTAACGAGGCGCTTCATCAAGGCGATATTGATGCCAATGCTTATCAGAATAAACCTTACCTGGATGTACAGGCAAAGCAGCGTGGTTACAAATTTGCCATCGTTGGCAATACCTTTGTTTATCCTATTGCAGGTTACTCCCGGAAAATTAAAAGCCTTAAAGAGCTTAAAGATGAAAGTACCATCATTATTCCAAACGACCCCACCAATAGCGGCCGTTCGTTATTGTTGCTTCAAACAGCCGGACTGATTAAACTTAAAGCAGGTGTAGGCCTTTTACCAACGCTTAATGATGTAACCGAAAACCCTAAGAAACTGAAAATCCTTGAGCTTGAAGCACCACAGTTACCAAGATCGCTGGATGATGCCAATGTAACTATTGCGGTAATCAACAATACTTTTGCGGCACCTATTGGTTTGGTTTCTACCCGTGACGGCCTTTTTATAGAAGACAGTAAATCACCCTATGTAAACGCCATTGTTGCCCGCGAAGATAATAAGGATGACGATAAGGTTAAACGTTTTGTAAAAGCATATCAATCACCCGAAGTGGAAGAAGCAGCAAAGGTTGCTTTTAAAGGAGGAGCGATAAAAGGCTGGTAG
- the metI gene encoding methionine ABC transporter permease MetI, whose translation MIRLLLSGTLETIVMTFVSGFFGFVLGLPTGILLFITRKGQILEHPLLNRVLAILVNIFRSIPFIILIVWMIPFTRALVGTSIGVKAALVPLSIGAAPFIARMIENSLLEIPYGLIEAARALGARPMQIIRKVLLPEALPAIINSASITLITLVGYSAMGGAVGAGGLGQIGYQYGYIGYDVLVMNTVLVLLVIIVFLIQFGGDRLSKYFDHRK comes from the coding sequence ATGATTAGGCTCTTATTGAGCGGCACGTTAGAAACCATTGTAATGACTTTTGTTTCGGGTTTCTTTGGCTTTGTTTTGGGCCTGCCAACCGGTATACTGCTTTTTATTACACGAAAAGGGCAGATTTTGGAGCATCCGTTATTAAATCGTGTATTAGCCATTCTGGTGAACATTTTCCGGTCTATTCCATTTATTATTTTAATTGTCTGGATGATTCCTTTTACCAGGGCTTTGGTTGGTACTTCAATCGGTGTAAAGGCAGCACTTGTTCCGCTAAGCATAGGTGCAGCACCTTTTATTGCCAGGATGATTGAGAACAGCCTGCTGGAAATTCCTTATGGACTTATCGAAGCGGCCAGGGCATTAGGGGCAAGGCCCATGCAGATCATCAGAAAAGTTCTGCTGCCCGAAGCTTTACCGGCAATTATCAACAGTGCATCAATTACCCTCATTACCCTTGTTGGCTATTCGGCAATGGGCGGTGCTGTTGGTGCGGGCGGACTTGGGCAGATCGGTTACCAGTATGGTTATATCGGCTACGATGTTTTGGTGATGAATACCGTTTTGGTATTGCTCGTGATCATCGTTTTCCTTATCCAGTTTGGAGGCGATCGCCTCTCAAAATATTTTGACCACAGAAAATAA
- a CDS encoding type I restriction enzyme HsdR N-terminal domain-containing protein, translating to MFTPTPLNLPPYPFKISKKDGVVFIFDELRKKHLVLTPEEWVRQHFIQNLIAEKKFPRTLIQIEGGLVLNQLQKRSDILVYNTAGEKLMLIECKAPKVKITPSVFDQASRYNSIHQAKWIVLTNGLQHVYAKMDLEKGRFNFVEEMPEYLGL from the coding sequence ATGTTTACCCCTACCCCGCTTAACCTTCCGCCTTATCCGTTTAAAATCAGTAAAAAGGATGGTGTGGTTTTTATTTTCGATGAACTTAGAAAGAAACACCTGGTGCTTACGCCAGAAGAATGGGTGCGTCAGCATTTTATACAGAACCTGATTGCAGAAAAGAAATTCCCGAGGACGTTGATCCAGATTGAAGGTGGTTTGGTGTTAAACCAGTTACAAAAACGAAGCGATATTTTGGTTTACAATACTGCGGGCGAAAAGCTGATGTTGATTGAATGTAAAGCCCCTAAGGTTAAAATTACGCCATCGGTATTCGATCAGGCTTCGAGGTACAATTCTATCCACCAGGCCAAATGGATTGTGCTAACCAATGGTTTGCAGCATGTTTATGCCAAAATGGATCTGGAGAAAGGCCGTTTTAATTTTGTAGAAGAAATGCCTGAATATTTGGGGTTGTGA
- a CDS encoding class I SAM-dependent methyltransferase gives MEKQEDLNTLTLDQKFDVLPPKNTLIFKLLQHLPLKKEAKVLEIGLTNTEHLSYLFQKAETITYSGTYLTETAIKETFSTHEPAGNAVELIKTTDHGLDFGDNSFDCCFTANTIYFWPDPLKYLTESYRVLKPDGQMNLVFVEKNFGGHLPWTQFDFTFYEIDEVKTLFKQSGFVNIEVKKMTETIMDQNGKEISKPFIIISGQKK, from the coding sequence ATGGAGAAACAAGAAGACCTGAATACATTAACGCTAGATCAAAAATTTGACGTTCTCCCACCTAAAAACACCCTTATTTTTAAACTCTTACAACATTTACCCTTAAAAAAAGAGGCAAAAGTATTGGAAATCGGCCTGACGAATACCGAACACCTCTCCTATCTGTTTCAAAAAGCTGAAACCATTACTTATTCGGGCACCTATCTTACCGAAACTGCAATAAAAGAAACCTTTTCTACACATGAACCTGCTGGCAATGCAGTAGAACTAATTAAAACAACTGACCATGGACTAGATTTCGGGGATAATTCCTTCGATTGTTGTTTTACAGCGAACACCATTTATTTCTGGCCTGATCCGCTAAAATACTTAACTGAGAGCTACCGGGTGTTAAAACCAGATGGACAAATGAACCTTGTCTTTGTTGAAAAAAACTTTGGTGGCCACCTGCCATGGACACAGTTCGATTTTACATTTTATGAGATTGATGAAGTAAAAACGCTTTTCAAACAATCGGGATTTGTGAATATTGAAGTAAAGAAAATGACAGAGACAATTATGGATCAAAACGGGAAGGAAATCAGTAAACCTTTTATCATCATATCTGGCCAGAAAAAATAG
- a CDS encoding REP-associated tyrosine transposase, whose protein sequence is MSRKYKFHNKEGLYFVSFATVYWIDIFTRYIYCDIIVDSLTYCKKNLGLELYCWCIMPSHIHLIFSAKNKNPDILLGRIKEYTSKQIVKAIKENNRESRKEWLLWMFKRAASKSSNVKEYQFWQHNNKPIELWSTAVIEQKADYLHDNPVVSGFVNEAWHWKYSSAIDYSGDKGLIDLEEL, encoded by the coding sequence ATGAGTCGTAAATATAAATTCCATAATAAGGAAGGATTATACTTTGTGAGTTTTGCAACAGTATATTGGATAGATATTTTTACACGCTATATATACTGCGATATTATTGTAGATAGCCTGACTTACTGTAAGAAAAACCTGGGCCTGGAGCTTTATTGCTGGTGTATTATGCCAAGTCATATCCATTTAATATTTAGTGCAAAAAATAAAAATCCAGATATCTTATTAGGCAGAATAAAAGAATATACATCTAAACAAATTGTTAAAGCAATTAAAGAAAATAATCGGGAAAGTAGAAAAGAATGGTTGCTCTGGATGTTTAAACGGGCAGCTTCAAAAAGCAGCAATGTTAAGGAATATCAGTTCTGGCAGCATAACAATAAACCAATAGAATTATGGAGTACTGCAGTTATTGAGCAAAAGGCAGATTACCTGCATGATAATCCGGTTGTATCGGGTTTTGTTAACGAGGCCTGGCATTGGAAATATAGCAGCGCCATTGATTATAGCGGAGATAAAGGACTGATAGATTTGGAGGAATTGTAG
- a CDS encoding DUF7674 family protein, which produces MTNDHYFDELIIAFPSLKSEILKEDTEMIHWRMEIFADYTKEQIKRDNKIELTKCFNFQESKIDLMTSDLLNALTVSYCESILLGGCGDRMKDLIYLMPPKLKFIYIDYEKSYNELANKSSQ; this is translated from the coding sequence ATGACGAATGATCACTATTTTGATGAACTTATAATCGCTTTTCCTTCGCTAAAGTCGGAAATCCTAAAAGAGGATACCGAAATGATTCATTGGCGTATGGAAATATTTGCAGATTATACTAAAGAACAAATAAAAAGAGATAACAAAATTGAACTCACCAAATGCTTTAATTTTCAAGAATCAAAAATTGACTTAATGACTTCGGACTTACTAAATGCATTAACGGTATCCTATTGCGAGTCGATATTATTAGGAGGATGTGGTGATAGGATGAAAGATTTGATTTATTTAATGCCTCCAAAACTAAAGTTCATATATATTGACTATGAGAAATCGTATAATGAGCTTGCTAATAAAAGCAGCCAATAA
- a CDS encoding ferredoxin: MEFLKKIFSKKTKENDIPLPERYPENSMGDFYVENQVCIACGAPEAEAPDLMEHSKIEYGHCYFKKQPTTTDELDRAINAMQVSCISGIRYGGKDKAILKRLYDLDLQTECDYKLEDLE; encoded by the coding sequence ATGGAATTCCTGAAAAAGATCTTTTCAAAAAAGACAAAAGAGAATGATATACCGTTACCAGAAAGGTATCCTGAAAATTCGATGGGAGATTTTTATGTAGAGAACCAGGTTTGTATTGCCTGTGGTGCACCTGAGGCAGAAGCACCAGACTTAATGGAACATTCTAAAATTGAATATGGACACTGCTATTTTAAGAAACAACCTACAACCACTGACGAATTAGACCGCGCAATTAATGCAATGCAAGTGTCATGTATTTCAGGCATTAGATATGGTGGCAAAGACAAAGCAATACTTAAAAGACTTTACGATTTAGATTTGCAAACAGAATGTGATTATAAATTAGAGGATTTAGAATAA
- the holA gene encoding DNA polymerase III subunit delta, which yields MTAAEIIKDIKARKFKPVYLLHGEESYYIDQVTDYIEDKLLNDAEKGFNQTVLYGKDTDMATVLGAAKRYPMMSDYQVVIVKEAQDLKWGKEDSSKEGEFVLNYFEKPLTSTILVLAYKYANFDKRKKIYKAINKSGLIFQSDPVRDYKLVPWIEEFIKEKGYKIDQQASALMAEYLGTDLSKIANEIEKLMLNVPKEMTISTDHVQKNIGISKEYNVFELQKALAIRDVLKCNKIINYFASNPKANPTVMVLANLGGYFTKLLKYHYIPNKADAASALGVPPFFIKDYEVAARNYNTGKVFQVIGLLREYDLKSKGLDSTGNVDDGELLKELVFKIVH from the coding sequence ATGACTGCTGCCGAAATTATTAAAGACATCAAAGCCCGAAAGTTTAAGCCTGTATACTTATTGCATGGTGAAGAATCTTATTACATCGATCAGGTGACTGATTATATCGAGGATAAGCTGCTGAACGATGCCGAAAAAGGTTTCAATCAAACGGTTTTATATGGGAAAGATACCGATATGGCTACGGTTTTGGGGGCTGCAAAGCGTTATCCGATGATGTCAGATTATCAGGTGGTGATTGTTAAAGAAGCACAGGATTTAAAATGGGGCAAAGAAGACAGTTCGAAAGAAGGCGAATTTGTACTCAATTACTTCGAAAAACCGTTAACAAGTACCATTTTAGTATTGGCTTATAAATATGCCAATTTCGATAAACGTAAAAAAATCTACAAGGCTATCAATAAAAGCGGACTGATTTTTCAGTCGGATCCTGTGCGCGATTATAAACTGGTACCCTGGATCGAAGAATTTATCAAAGAAAAAGGCTACAAGATCGATCAGCAGGCCTCGGCCTTAATGGCCGAATATTTGGGTACCGATCTGTCCAAAATTGCCAACGAGATCGAGAAGTTGATGCTGAATGTTCCGAAAGAAATGACGATTAGTACCGATCACGTTCAGAAAAATATCGGCATCAGTAAAGAATACAATGTTTTCGAACTGCAAAAAGCCCTGGCTATCCGCGATGTGCTGAAATGTAATAAAATCATTAATTACTTTGCCAGCAACCCAAAAGCGAACCCAACGGTGATGGTTTTGGCCAATTTAGGCGGTTATTTCACCAAGCTTTTAAAATATCATTACATCCCCAATAAAGCCGATGCCGCATCTGCATTGGGTGTTCCGCCCTTTTTCATCAAAGACTACGAAGTGGCGGCACGCAATTACAATACCGGCAAAGTTTTTCAGGTTATTGGTTTACTTCGCGAATACGACTTAAAAAGCAAAGGTTTGGATAGTACCGGGAACGTAGATGATGGAGAGTTGTTAAAAGAGCTTGTTTTCAAGATTGTGCACTAA
- the metN gene encoding methionine ABC transporter ATP-binding protein MetN encodes MIRLNNITKTFVLRDRTITALSGVSINVPKGKIFGVIGASGAGKSTLIRCANLLEQPTSGEVYIDGKNLMQLSGAELARERRQIGMIFQHFNLLSSRTVYQNVAFPLELEGASKTKIRERVSELLNFVGLADKHADYPVSLSGGQKQRVAIARTLAASPKVLLCDEATSALDPETTTSILKLLKDTNEKFGITILLITHEMQVVKAICDEVAIISGGKLVEQGAVSEIFSHPKSELAKKFISSSIKVTLPREYEERIKLNTAGSGNPIIRLTFNGDSADSAVLSEVAGLFGVNNNIITAQIEHAAGIKFGTILVEAQGNAENHSRAINYYKTLNIGAEVLGYV; translated from the coding sequence ATGATAAGATTAAATAATATAACCAAAACATTTGTACTTCGCGATAGAACAATAACCGCGCTTTCAGGTGTTTCGATAAATGTGCCCAAAGGTAAAATATTTGGGGTAATAGGGGCATCGGGAGCAGGAAAAAGTACCCTTATCAGGTGTGCAAACCTGCTCGAGCAGCCAACATCGGGTGAAGTGTATATCGATGGCAAAAACCTGATGCAACTCTCAGGCGCTGAGCTGGCCAGAGAACGCAGGCAGATCGGAATGATATTCCAGCACTTCAATCTGCTTTCTTCCAGAACAGTTTATCAGAATGTAGCCTTTCCACTCGAACTGGAAGGTGCTTCCAAAACAAAGATCCGGGAACGGGTTTCTGAACTATTGAACTTTGTTGGCCTGGCGGATAAACATGCAGATTATCCGGTAAGTCTTTCGGGTGGACAAAAACAGCGTGTTGCCATTGCGCGCACCCTTGCTGCCAGCCCAAAGGTATTGCTTTGTGATGAGGCCACCAGTGCACTTGATCCGGAGACCACCACTTCCATTTTGAAACTTTTAAAAGATACCAACGAGAAATTTGGCATTACCATATTGCTCATTACACACGAAATGCAGGTGGTAAAAGCAATCTGCGATGAAGTAGCCATCATTAGCGGAGGCAAACTGGTAGAACAGGGTGCGGTGAGCGAGATATTTTCACATCCCAAAAGCGAACTGGCTAAAAAATTCATTTCATCTTCCATTAAGGTAACATTGCCTAGGGAATATGAAGAACGCATTAAATTAAATACTGCCGGATCAGGTAACCCGATTATCAGGCTCACTTTCAATGGCGATTCTGCCGATAGTGCGGTATTATCAGAGGTTGCAGGACTTTTTGGCGTAAACAACAATATCATTACTGCCCAGATTGAACATGCAGCCGGGATAAAATTCGGGACCATCCTGGTAGAAGCGCAGGGAAATGCAGAAAACCACTCCAGGGCAATCAACTATTATAAAACTTTAAATATCGGTGCGGAGGTGCTGGGTTATGTCTGA
- a CDS encoding helix-turn-helix domain-containing protein, translating into MGINVGKNYGAWKRVGGSFDDLPVQGGLLTERKEKYSFSFSDAELVQINIPGIYIVYGDILFKQHQMYFSPTNDVPDMIKLRFTLSGNGTIYNRVNKQQYIFNSNQQNIIYMPELDGTGEYDTGHSYRFFEVHFAKEKFLQLAEHSTKALQVLADDADAGRYTQLAEHNLPVSWAMQHCIRDILDCDYPEGLKRMFIESKCIELLVLQAEAFERDISQKQPLALHSAYDRDCIYHARDYLIANIHQPPSVAELAKLCGINEFKLKQGFKGLFDNSIFGYLSDYRLNHAKELLLEGLSIKSVAFMLGYSSVQHFSNAFRKKFAVTPGKLKG; encoded by the coding sequence ATGGGAATCAATGTTGGTAAGAATTACGGGGCCTGGAAAAGGGTAGGGGGCAGCTTTGATGATCTTCCTGTTCAGGGAGGGTTGCTTACCGAAAGGAAGGAGAAATACAGCTTTTCTTTTAGCGATGCCGAATTGGTGCAGATCAACATCCCTGGTATTTACATTGTGTACGGCGACATCCTGTTTAAACAACATCAGATGTATTTTAGCCCTACCAATGATGTACCCGATATGATCAAACTGCGTTTTACGCTTTCCGGCAATGGCACCATTTATAACCGGGTAAATAAGCAGCAGTATATCTTTAATTCCAACCAGCAGAATATTATTTATATGCCTGAGCTTGATGGTACCGGCGAATATGATACCGGTCACAGCTATCGCTTTTTTGAGGTCCATTTTGCTAAAGAAAAGTTTTTGCAGCTCGCAGAACATTCTACCAAAGCATTACAGGTTCTGGCCGATGATGCGGATGCTGGCCGTTATACGCAACTGGCGGAGCACAACCTTCCCGTTTCATGGGCCATGCAACACTGCATCCGCGATATTCTCGATTGTGATTATCCCGAAGGCCTGAAACGTATGTTTATCGAATCGAAATGTATTGAACTGCTTGTGCTCCAGGCCGAAGCCTTTGAACGGGACATCAGCCAAAAACAGCCTTTGGCTTTACATTCTGCTTACGACAGGGACTGTATTTATCATGCAAGGGATTACCTTATTGCCAATATTCACCAGCCACCATCCGTTGCCGAACTGGCTAAATTATGCGGCATTAACGAATTTAAACTTAAACAGGGTTTTAAGGGATTGTTTGATAACAGCATATTCGGTTATTTAAGCGATTACAGACTTAACCATGCGAAAGAGTTGCTACTCGAAGGCCTGTCCATAAAATCGGTGGCCTTTATGCTCGGTTATTCCTCTGTGCAGCACTTCAGCAATGCTTTTAGAAAGAAATTTGCGGTAACACCGGGTAAGTTGAAGGGGTAA
- a CDS encoding glycosyl hydrolase family 95 catalytic domain-containing protein translates to MKTKIFLLLMLQCMSSFIYAQSLKPYNLSFPKLANKWDEAMPLGNGMLGVLIWEKNNKLRLSLDRADLWDERKAFDISKLNFKWVEEQVHQNNYAAVQKIGDEPYDTSPYPTKLPAAAMEFDISKLGKVKSNELDIETALNTVKFENGTTFNCYIHATGVQGYFSFGNLKSAAIIPDLIVHNYNNGQIEKGDNSHAGSGLQKLGYAKGTVTNTNNSIRYHQPTYEGHYYEVLVQWKKMPNGNVIGSWTISNDKTATLAAISATAKEPTGWVAHTKWWKDFWGKSNITVPDPLIQKQYYLEMYKLGCVARKGAPAITLQAVWTADNGSLPPWKGDFHNDLNTQLSYWPTYTANHLAEGATFTDWLWKIRERNLAYTKQYFAVEGLNVPGVITLNGDPMGGWIQYALSPTVSAWTSQHFYWQWKYSMDDAFLKTRAYPYIHEAATYLENITRLKDGKRMLPLSSSPEYNDNSIKAWFLNWTNFDLSLAKFLFKAASEVSKANGKIDESKHWTEILSQLPEYEINETGFTVAPGSNLTSSHRHMSQYMAIYPLDLLDVNQEKDKIIIDNSLKRLEEIGTRAWCGYSFSWMASLYARAYQADKAVKQLEIFASNFCSPNSFHLNGDQKGGQYSGFTYRPFTLEGNFAFAQGVQELLLQSRGNYIQVFPAVPQSWQNVTFNNLRTEGAFLVSGIKENGVPTQVKIYAEKAGLLRIKLPFKTYVVKNLPAGLVKMDNDGIMEVNLKKQQTVTFENGYE, encoded by the coding sequence ATGAAAACTAAAATCTTTTTACTGTTGATGCTTCAGTGCATGAGTAGCTTTATTTACGCTCAATCGCTCAAACCTTATAACCTTTCCTTTCCCAAACTGGCCAATAAATGGGATGAGGCCATGCCTTTGGGCAATGGCATGCTGGGCGTTTTAATCTGGGAAAAGAACAATAAACTGCGTCTTTCTTTAGACCGTGCCGACCTCTGGGATGAACGGAAGGCCTTTGATATTTCGAAGCTAAATTTTAAATGGGTAGAAGAACAGGTGCATCAAAATAATTATGCTGCCGTTCAAAAAATAGGCGACGAACCTTATGATACCAGTCCGTACCCAACCAAACTGCCCGCTGCAGCAATGGAATTTGATATTTCAAAGCTGGGTAAAGTCAAATCAAACGAACTGGATATAGAAACAGCCCTAAACACCGTAAAATTCGAAAACGGAACCACTTTTAACTGTTATATCCATGCTACCGGGGTACAGGGTTATTTTAGTTTCGGGAACCTTAAATCAGCCGCCATTATACCTGATTTAATCGTTCACAATTATAACAATGGCCAGATAGAAAAAGGCGATAACAGCCATGCCGGAAGTGGTTTGCAAAAACTGGGTTATGCAAAAGGAACGGTTACCAATACAAACAATAGCATCCGCTACCACCAACCTACTTACGAGGGACATTATTACGAGGTATTGGTGCAATGGAAAAAAATGCCGAATGGTAATGTAATTGGCTCCTGGACCATCAGCAATGATAAAACGGCAACATTGGCTGCAATTTCTGCTACTGCCAAAGAACCTACAGGCTGGGTTGCCCATACCAAATGGTGGAAAGATTTTTGGGGTAAATCAAACATTACTGTTCCAGATCCACTCATTCAGAAACAATATTATTTAGAAATGTACAAACTGGGCTGCGTGGCGAGAAAAGGTGCACCCGCAATTACTTTACAAGCCGTTTGGACAGCCGATAACGGCAGTTTGCCACCCTGGAAAGGAGATTTTCACAACGATTTAAATACCCAATTGAGTTATTGGCCAACTTATACCGCCAATCATTTGGCAGAAGGCGCAACTTTTACCGATTGGTTATGGAAAATCAGGGAACGGAACCTGGCTTACACTAAGCAGTATTTTGCTGTGGAGGGTTTAAATGTTCCCGGGGTAATTACCTTAAACGGCGACCCAATGGGTGGGTGGATTCAGTATGCGCTTTCGCCAACTGTGAGCGCATGGACCTCGCAGCATTTTTACTGGCAATGGAAATATAGCATGGACGATGCTTTCCTTAAAACCAGGGCCTATCCCTATATCCACGAAGCTGCAACTTACCTGGAGAATATTACAAGGTTAAAAGATGGAAAACGCATGTTGCCACTGAGCTCTAGTCCGGAGTATAACGACAACAGCATTAAAGCCTGGTTTTTAAACTGGACCAATTTCGATCTTTCATTGGCGAAGTTCCTGTTTAAAGCAGCATCCGAAGTAAGTAAAGCAAATGGCAAAATAGATGAAAGTAAACACTGGACGGAAATACTTAGTCAGTTGCCCGAATATGAAATAAATGAAACAGGTTTCACCGTCGCGCCAGGATCAAATTTAACCAGTTCGCACCGGCACATGTCGCAATATATGGCCATTTATCCGCTCGATCTCTTAGATGTTAACCAGGAAAAGGATAAAATCATTATCGATAATTCTCTAAAACGTTTAGAAGAAATTGGTACCCGTGCCTGGTGTGGTTATTCGTTTAGCTGGATGGCTTCCTTATATGCCCGCGCTTACCAGGCCGATAAGGCTGTAAAACAACTTGAAATTTTTGCATCCAATTTCTGTTCGCCAAACAGTTTTCATTTAAACGGCGATCAAAAAGGAGGACAATACTCCGGTTTTACCTACCGCCCTTTTACCTTAGAAGGTAATTTTGCCTTTGCACAGGGTGTTCAGGAACTTTTATTGCAAAGCAGAGGCAATTATATTCAGGTTTTTCCGGCAGTACCACAAAGCTGGCAAAACGTTACTTTTAATAACTTACGTACTGAAGGTGCTTTCCTGGTTAGTGGTATCAAAGAAAATGGCGTTCCAACCCAGGTGAAAATTTATGCAGAAAAAGCAGGTCTGTTAAGGATTAAACTGCCTTTTAAAACCTATGTGGTTAAAAATCTTCCTGCCGGACTTGTAAAAATGGACAATGATGGAATTATGGAAGTCAACCTGAAAAAGCAGCAAACTGTAACTTTCGAAAATGGTTATGAATAA
- a CDS encoding ATP-dependent Clp protease proteolytic subunit codes for MDINKEFRLYAVKHQGLNSLYVDQYMGRTAAYTLPVAMTPYITEERQLNVAQMDVFSRLMMDRIIFLGEAVDERNANVIQAQLLFLQSVDTQKDIQLYINSPGGSVYAGFGIYDTMQFIAPDVATICTGIALSMGSVLLCAGAAGKRSALQHSRVMIHQTSSGAEGTAIDMDIRIREVIKVQSDLYHILAKHSGQSYERINEIASRDYWMSAIEAKEFGMIDEVLTREG; via the coding sequence ATGGATATTAACAAAGAATTCCGCCTTTATGCGGTAAAACACCAGGGCTTAAACAGCCTGTATGTAGATCAGTATATGGGCAGAACTGCTGCTTATACCCTGCCTGTTGCCATGACGCCTTACATTACGGAAGAACGCCAGCTGAATGTGGCACAAATGGATGTTTTCTCGCGGCTGATGATGGACAGGATCATTTTTTTAGGCGAAGCCGTTGATGAACGGAATGCCAATGTAATACAGGCACAATTGCTTTTTTTGCAGTCTGTTGATACACAAAAAGACATTCAATTGTATATCAACTCGCCCGGTGGATCGGTTTATGCAGGTTTCGGCATTTACGATACCATGCAGTTTATCGCGCCTGATGTGGCCACAATCTGTACAGGCATTGCGCTTTCTATGGGCTCGGTATTGTTGTGTGCCGGTGCTGCGGGTAAACGTTCGGCTTTGCAGCACTCGCGGGTTATGATTCATCAAACCTCCAGTGGCGCAGAAGGAACCGCCATTGATATGGATATCAGGATCAGAGAGGTTATAAAAGTACAATCAGATTTGTACCATATTTTGGCGAAACATAGCGGACAAAGTTATGAACGGATCAATGAAATTGCCAGTCGCGATTACTGGATGAGTGCCATCGAAGCAAAAGAATTTGGAATGATAGATGAGGTGCTGACGCGTGAGGGTTAG